One region of Duncaniella freteri genomic DNA includes:
- a CDS encoding SusC/RagA family TonB-linked outer membrane protein, protein MKRKELHLILLLLFLLLFPSQWAMAQTDTGNDKKADQAVIITGVISDAEGEPLPGVTIRNIKNKRTALTNVNGEFSIPGAKGETLAISYIGKKPMQVKASTGRRMKITMEDDAESISEVVVTGIYSRNKESFTGSASSFSAEELKMAGNTNLIQSLKTLDPAFTVLENNQFGSDPNRLPDLEIRGKSSIVGLKEQFGQDPNQPLFILDGFETTLQTIMDLSMDRIASVNILKDAASTAIYGSKAANGVIVVETKAPEMGKLKLTYNGSFNYSWADLTDYNLMNASEKLEFERLAGNFESYTADGEERARIRYNMLLGNVQRGVDTYWLSEPLQKGLNQRHNLYVQGGSDELRFGIGVNYNRIDGVMKDSKRDVGGGYLDITYRTGKLRFTNKMTVDFTDLTNPVVSFSDYAGANPYYPKRNDDGSIDQWLEAPKTGVNVTSASPYVSNPLWNAAQNSYNKGNSWSVRNSLNLEYRPIEEVMIRGRVSVSKSTNETEEFLSPSDTRFNQEELLKKGSYSNQRSDGFDYDGDLSVTFGKLFARKHQVNAVVGASIRESKGKDKGFTAQGFPEGNFTTPGFANRYPEGGKPSYSDYTSRSANFYFNGGYAFMNKYLLDANIRMDGTSVFGSNKHFTTTWAFGVGWNLAYEDFIRNHTGIFNMLKIRGSIGNPGNQSFGAFNAITTYKYNNWMLNNFGTGVLIDAFGDPNLEWQKTIDLNAGIDVSMWNRFHLNFDIYRKNTDPLLAQIGIPLSVGTAQRLANIGQQINEGYSGTVRYAILYNPKKSLNWTISLSFAHNTSEYRKIGNRLNQFNNENISKSLTRYYDGGSPTAIWAVRSAGIDPATGKEVFITKDNTYTFQHSYDQEVVVGDTRPDLEGVIGNTLYWKGFSASIYCRYSLGGHMFNSTLYNKVENISTTALQSNQDKRALYDRWQKPGDIAQFRGIRETDVTPMSSRFVQKNDYFTIESVRLGWELPTRWMDTIGFQGISLSAYMNEIARWSTIKDERGTSYPFARSVSLAVGINF, encoded by the coding sequence ATGAAAAGGAAAGAACTGCATTTGATTCTACTGCTCCTCTTCCTTTTGCTTTTCCCGTCACAATGGGCTATGGCTCAGACCGACACAGGAAATGACAAAAAGGCGGACCAGGCAGTAATAATCACAGGAGTCATCAGTGATGCTGAAGGAGAGCCGCTTCCTGGCGTCACTATCAGAAACATCAAGAACAAGAGGACTGCACTGACAAATGTCAACGGAGAGTTCTCAATCCCGGGAGCCAAAGGGGAGACTCTCGCCATATCATACATAGGAAAGAAGCCTATGCAAGTGAAAGCCTCTACAGGCAGGCGCATGAAAATCACCATGGAGGACGATGCTGAGAGCATCAGCGAAGTAGTGGTGACAGGTATATACTCCCGAAACAAGGAAAGCTTCACCGGATCGGCATCCTCATTCTCGGCAGAGGAGCTGAAAATGGCAGGCAACACCAACCTCATCCAGAGCCTCAAGACTCTCGACCCGGCTTTCACCGTACTGGAGAACAACCAGTTCGGTTCCGACCCCAACCGCCTCCCCGACCTTGAGATCCGTGGCAAAAGCTCCATAGTAGGGCTCAAGGAGCAGTTCGGACAGGACCCCAACCAGCCGCTCTTCATCCTCGACGGCTTCGAGACCACTCTACAGACCATCATGGACCTCAGCATGGACCGTATCGCATCGGTCAATATCCTCAAGGACGCCGCTTCTACAGCGATCTACGGATCGAAGGCAGCCAACGGTGTCATCGTTGTGGAGACCAAGGCACCCGAGATGGGAAAACTCAAACTCACCTACAACGGCTCCTTCAACTACTCGTGGGCTGACCTCACCGACTACAACCTCATGAACGCTTCGGAGAAGCTTGAGTTTGAACGTCTCGCAGGCAACTTCGAGTCCTACACCGCCGACGGCGAGGAGCGTGCACGCATCCGCTACAATATGCTGCTCGGCAACGTGCAGCGCGGAGTCGACACCTACTGGCTATCCGAACCTCTCCAAAAAGGTCTCAACCAGCGTCACAACCTGTATGTGCAGGGCGGATCGGACGAACTGCGATTCGGTATCGGTGTCAACTACAACCGCATCGACGGTGTGATGAAGGACTCCAAGCGCGATGTGGGCGGAGGTTACCTCGACATCACATACCGTACCGGCAAGCTACGCTTCACCAACAAGATGACTGTGGACTTCACCGACCTCACCAACCCTGTAGTGAGCTTCAGCGATTACGCAGGAGCGAACCCCTACTATCCCAAACGCAATGATGACGGAAGTATCGACCAGTGGCTTGAAGCTCCAAAGACCGGTGTAAACGTGACAAGTGCATCGCCCTATGTATCCAATCCGCTCTGGAATGCTGCCCAGAACAGCTACAACAAGGGTAACTCATGGAGCGTGCGCAACAGTCTCAACCTTGAATACCGCCCCATTGAAGAAGTCATGATCCGAGGCCGTGTCAGCGTGTCGAAATCAACCAATGAGACCGAGGAGTTCCTATCCCCGTCCGACACCCGCTTCAATCAAGAAGAACTGCTGAAGAAAGGCTCATACTCCAACCAACGTTCCGACGGCTTCGATTACGACGGAGACCTGTCAGTGACATTCGGTAAACTTTTCGCCCGCAAGCATCAGGTGAATGCCGTTGTCGGTGCATCAATCCGCGAAAGCAAAGGCAAAGACAAAGGATTCACCGCACAGGGATTCCCCGAGGGCAACTTCACCACTCCCGGCTTTGCCAACCGTTATCCCGAGGGTGGCAAGCCGAGCTACAGCGACTACACAAGCCGCAGCGCAAACTTCTATTTCAACGGAGGTTACGCATTCATGAACAAATACCTGCTCGATGCCAACATACGTATGGACGGAACCTCGGTGTTCGGCTCCAACAAGCATTTCACCACCACTTGGGCATTCGGTGTAGGCTGGAACCTCGCCTATGAGGATTTCATCAGGAACCACACCGGCATATTCAATATGCTCAAGATACGCGGCTCCATCGGTAATCCCGGCAACCAGTCGTTCGGCGCTTTCAACGCCATCACCACCTACAAGTACAACAACTGGATGCTCAACAACTTCGGCACCGGTGTGCTCATCGATGCCTTCGGCGACCCCAACCTCGAATGGCAGAAGACCATCGACCTCAACGCAGGTATCGACGTGAGCATGTGGAACCGTTTCCACCTCAACTTCGACATCTACCGCAAGAACACCGATCCGCTGCTCGCACAGATAGGCATACCCCTGTCGGTAGGCACAGCCCAGCGACTCGCCAACATCGGCCAGCAGATCAACGAAGGCTACAGCGGCACCGTGCGATATGCCATTCTCTACAATCCCAAGAAGAGCCTCAACTGGACTATAAGCCTGTCATTCGCTCACAACACCTCCGAGTACCGCAAGATAGGCAACAGACTCAATCAGTTCAACAACGAGAACATCTCCAAGAGCCTCACACGCTACTACGACGGCGGATCGCCCACCGCGATATGGGCTGTGCGCTCGGCAGGCATCGACCCCGCTACAGGCAAGGAAGTGTTCATAACCAAGGACAACACCTACACATTCCAGCACAGCTATGACCAGGAAGTAGTGGTAGGCGACACCCGCCCCGACCTTGAAGGAGTGATCGGAAACACGCTCTACTGGAAAGGCTTCTCGGCAAGCATCTATTGCCGCTACAGCCTCGGCGGCCATATGTTCAACTCCACTCTCTACAACAAGGTGGAGAATATCTCGACCACTGCGCTCCAGTCCAATCAGGACAAACGCGCCCTATATGACCGCTGGCAGAAGCCGGGCGACATAGCCCAGTTCAGAGGTATACGCGAGACCGACGTTACCCCTATGTCGTCACGATTCGTGCAGAAAAACGACTACTTCACCATCGAATCCGTACGCCTGGGATGGGAACTCCCCACCAGATGGATGGACACAATCGGATTCCAGGGCATATCGCTCAGCGCATACATGAACGAAATAGCACGATGGTCGACCATCAAGGACGAACGCGGAACATCCTACCCGTTCGCACGAAGCGTCAGCCTTGCAGTAGGCATCAACTTCTAA
- a CDS encoding RagB/SusD family nutrient uptake outer membrane protein → MKTKISYILIALGILCTSCSDFLNVQPSDRISEETNFTNIAGFKQAINGIYVELNSSDLYGRALTCEFIEIMAQRYAIDQQNNKSDWETMQLNYSSSTPQSRLQNIWSKGYNLIANCNLIIKNCEQHREVLPDEYYHLIKGEAYALRAYLHLDLFRLFGSVYDPEVSTLAIPYYTQLQLDVAPTPSAQEFMDLVLKDLKTAEEELQDDPIVTFGVNGNPKDIFLQFRNLRLNLYAVYGLLARYYYYAHDNENAYAYAKKVVDIQERHFPWVKLLSLTGSNIDHMFSTEIMFALQNLQRDNLFTSLFNGNSLKTSSLLAPLEDVTTEIFGGTMASSDYRVRSSLSGTVEQGGKKYVLFNKYQGTDSLYNQMIPMIRVSESFLILAETGPDDEERLSRFTEFNNARGLQGVENIEELNTLFDDIDNSQYTELGKEWIREFYGEGQLFFWYKRNQCLSMRSATSATNDLPFRMLSASRYTPPIPEGEEKYN, encoded by the coding sequence ATGAAAACCAAAATATCATATATACTAATCGCGCTCGGAATCCTGTGCACATCCTGCTCGGATTTCCTCAACGTGCAGCCGAGCGACCGAATATCGGAGGAGACAAACTTCACAAACATCGCCGGATTCAAACAGGCGATCAACGGCATATATGTCGAACTCAATTCCTCCGACCTCTACGGACGAGCCCTCACATGCGAGTTCATAGAGATTATGGCTCAGCGTTATGCCATAGACCAGCAGAACAACAAAAGCGACTGGGAGACAATGCAGCTCAACTACTCATCATCCACCCCACAGTCGCGCCTACAGAACATCTGGTCAAAAGGCTACAACCTCATAGCCAACTGCAACCTCATCATCAAGAACTGCGAGCAGCACCGCGAAGTGCTTCCCGACGAGTACTACCATCTCATAAAGGGTGAGGCTTACGCGCTGCGCGCATATCTTCACTTAGACCTCTTCCGTCTGTTCGGATCGGTCTACGATCCTGAAGTCTCCACTTTAGCTATCCCCTACTACACCCAGCTACAGCTTGATGTGGCTCCGACACCCAGTGCTCAGGAGTTCATGGATCTGGTCCTTAAAGACCTTAAGACAGCAGAGGAAGAGCTACAGGACGATCCTATAGTAACATTCGGTGTCAACGGCAACCCAAAGGATATATTCCTACAGTTCCGCAACCTGCGTCTTAACCTGTATGCCGTATACGGACTTCTCGCACGTTACTATTACTATGCCCACGACAATGAGAACGCATACGCATATGCCAAGAAAGTGGTCGATATCCAGGAACGTCATTTCCCCTGGGTGAAACTGCTTAGCCTTACAGGATCGAATATCGACCATATGTTCTCTACCGAGATAATGTTTGCCCTACAGAACCTCCAGCGTGACAATCTCTTCACATCTCTGTTCAATGGCAATTCGCTCAAGACATCCTCTCTGCTTGCCCCTCTCGAAGATGTGACAACCGAAATATTTGGCGGCACCATGGCGAGCTCCGATTATCGTGTGAGATCATCGCTCAGCGGAACAGTGGAACAGGGTGGCAAAAAATATGTCCTGTTCAACAAATACCAAGGCACCGACTCCCTCTACAATCAGATGATACCTATGATACGCGTAAGCGAATCATTCCTTATCCTTGCCGAGACAGGTCCCGATGACGAGGAACGCCTCAGCCGCTTCACAGAGTTCAACAACGCCCGCGGTCTTCAGGGCGTGGAGAATATCGAAGAACTGAACACACTGTTCGACGACATCGACAACTCTCAATACACCGAACTCGGAAAGGAATGGATCAGAGAGTTCTACGGCGAAGGCCAGCTCTTCTTCTGGTACAAGCGCAACCAATGCCTGTCAATGCGATCAGCCACCAGCGCGACCAACGATCTGCCGTTCAGAATGTTGTCAGCCAGCAGGTATACCCCTCCGATACCCGAGGGTGAAGAGAAGTACAATTAA
- a CDS encoding DUF4843 domain-containing protein: protein MNIKTIIPAIVLPLLLGVSTTGCNEDTLDTYEGENGIYFDTTYNGAEMMSDTIKVHWGLENSNVTSQKVTLKVKLFGNTAPVDRKFSITVETDEGDDLAAAEGVDYVMPVTEYVLPAGKAEVPIEFEVLRRPNLKDSPRRVRINLVENDELKFLYTRGLPYIDENEETQVRPADFQRVILMEETFPIPVWWVIYGELYFGDWSATKAALICDVMNINRKEWVEVNVLTEGYLKYCGKYMHRYLQEQDPKILDEDGEPMVMGPVSIN from the coding sequence ATGAACATAAAGACTATTATTCCCGCAATAGTACTCCCCTTGCTGCTCGGGGTCTCAACCACCGGATGCAATGAGGATACACTCGACACTTACGAGGGAGAGAACGGGATATACTTCGACACAACCTACAACGGTGCCGAAATGATGTCCGACACCATAAAAGTGCACTGGGGACTTGAGAACTCGAATGTGACAAGCCAGAAAGTCACCCTCAAAGTGAAGCTCTTCGGCAACACCGCGCCTGTCGACCGCAAGTTCAGTATCACTGTAGAGACCGATGAAGGCGATGACCTGGCGGCAGCCGAAGGCGTGGACTATGTGATGCCGGTTACAGAATATGTGCTACCGGCAGGCAAGGCGGAAGTGCCTATAGAATTTGAAGTGCTGCGCCGCCCCAATCTCAAGGACTCACCCCGCCGTGTGAGAATCAACCTCGTGGAAAATGACGAGCTCAAATTCCTCTACACCCGCGGACTCCCTTACATAGACGAGAACGAAGAGACCCAGGTACGTCCCGCCGACTTCCAGCGTGTTATACTCATGGAAGAGACCTTCCCCATACCTGTGTGGTGGGTGATATACGGTGAGCTTTATTTCGGAGACTGGAGTGCAACAAAGGCCGCCCTGATATGCGACGTGATGAACATCAACCGTAAGGAATGGGTCGAAGTCAATGTCCTCACCGAAGGCTATCTGAAATACTGCGGAAAGTACATGCACCGATATCTCCAGGAACAGGACCCCAAAATCCTCGATGAGGACGGCGAACCTATGGTGATGGGTCCGGTATCTATCAACTAA
- a CDS encoding PKD-like family lipoprotein gives MKKLLYLPAVIAGLWLSSCSDDIGNYDYKDINEVSVDPNAPGSVEEGKTYELFAYLDHFNFDPQLNSTFGKTDENAYEYEWKVIPVGAIWESVDESKIVIATTRKLTDVVSLSPGTYSAFFNVKDKETGITWTTQFRLQIKSMTEEGWLVLCDNEGKTRLDLICNRNEEEEFASHDILNTYDNDAITDIEDIGRPVKLLFDRYQQSYSRAMLVTDKDTYCFDGDVFKVGEQNSLRWHFGDSNHPVRIKASMNSANAGSNNNLWVIIDDNDEIYTLNNTTQGSMFEFPITKLQGTEPFTPAPFIAANINQQAFSPGKEGQGSNPSVMYDATNRQFVEIKHGSYYPSVMDFSGDKQLFQNPTGRDMVFMAPSRHGPIYAVLRDPSTKETYFYGFMMHGNGKSNADSEGWNVQVCHGKINGPGVENATLFAFHPLHNYIFYAVGGSIYRFNWLMPDTPATEVINLSGEEISVLKFNSFRGPFPEYSNASYWQYSRNYRLVVGSNATALPQEECGNVRFYNVPDLMQPLSLHKEHNEFGKIIDIVYKERLKK, from the coding sequence ATGAAAAAGCTATTATACCTGCCGGCCGTTATCGCCGGACTATGGCTCTCTTCCTGCTCCGACGACATAGGCAACTATGACTACAAGGACATCAATGAGGTGTCAGTCGACCCGAATGCCCCAGGCTCCGTCGAGGAAGGAAAGACCTATGAATTATTCGCATACCTCGATCACTTCAATTTTGACCCGCAACTCAATTCGACATTCGGCAAAACCGACGAGAATGCCTACGAATATGAGTGGAAGGTGATCCCTGTGGGAGCCATCTGGGAAAGCGTCGACGAGTCAAAGATTGTGATCGCCACCACCCGCAAGCTCACTGATGTTGTGTCACTGTCGCCCGGAACATACTCCGCTTTCTTCAATGTGAAGGACAAAGAGACCGGAATAACATGGACCACACAGTTCAGACTACAGATCAAATCAATGACCGAAGAGGGATGGCTCGTGCTCTGCGACAACGAGGGCAAGACCCGCCTGGACCTCATATGTAACCGCAATGAGGAGGAGGAATTCGCCTCTCACGATATCCTCAACACATATGACAACGATGCCATCACCGATATCGAGGATATAGGCAGACCGGTGAAACTTCTGTTCGACCGTTACCAGCAGAGCTACTCCAGAGCTATGCTGGTAACCGACAAGGACACATACTGCTTTGACGGAGATGTGTTCAAGGTCGGCGAACAGAACAGTCTGAGATGGCATTTCGGCGACTCTAACCACCCGGTGCGCATAAAGGCGTCCATGAATTCAGCCAATGCCGGCTCCAACAACAACCTGTGGGTGATCATCGATGACAACGACGAGATATACACTCTCAACAACACCACACAAGGCTCAATGTTTGAATTCCCGATCACAAAGCTACAGGGCACAGAGCCTTTCACTCCCGCTCCTTTCATTGCAGCCAATATCAACCAGCAGGCATTCTCCCCAGGCAAGGAGGGCCAGGGCAGCAATCCGTCAGTAATGTATGACGCAACCAACCGTCAGTTTGTGGAGATAAAGCATGGATCGTACTATCCTTCAGTGATGGATTTTAGCGGAGACAAGCAACTGTTTCAGAATCCCACCGGACGCGACATGGTGTTCATGGCACCAAGCCGCCACGGTCCTATCTACGCAGTGCTGCGCGATCCATCCACAAAGGAGACTTATTTCTACGGCTTCATGATGCATGGCAACGGAAAGAGCAATGCCGATTCTGAGGGATGGAACGTACAGGTGTGCCACGGCAAGATCAACGGACCCGGTGTGGAGAACGCCACTCTCTTTGCCTTCCATCCGCTGCACAACTATATATTCTATGCTGTCGGAGGCTCCATCTACCGATTTAACTGGCTAATGCCCGACACCCCTGCCACTGAGGTCATAAATCTCAGCGGAGAGGAAATCAGCGTACTGAAATTCAATTCATTCCGCGGACCATTCCCCGAATACTCCAATGCTTCATACTGGCAGTATTCACGCAACTACCGCCTCGTGGTCGGCTCAAATGCCACTGCCCTACCGCAGGAGGAATGCGGAAACGTCCGTTTCTACAATGTACCCGACCTAATGCAGCCCCTTTCATTGCACAAAGAGCATAATGAATTCGGCAAGATCATCGACATCGTATACAAAGAACGTCTGAAAAAATAA
- a CDS encoding TlpA disulfide reductase family protein — translation MYPKKTLSLAIAALSGCMALSAAYNVTGKLDNNGGSRIFLVTQTGKNTMDTIATSLTPDGSFTFTGNISAPMAAEIRSAGSYLHVPVMLEDGKSYKVTGDASTPNKWTIDGGGDLQNVRNRFHEIELEHTHRCDSIQHYYRSTYDLNDYFWVVQLKGALQREGEAFDAKRDSFAMANDNLVSAAVLASDVRKLINNKTVHQKYRLLGNNARNTVPGNILKVEAERMAQIVVGGTAPDFTMPTPSGETLSLHGVKAKIKILDFWASWCGPCRAENPTLRKIYAEYAPKGLEIISLSLDTDKDAWIKAIEADQMTWKHVSELDKGNTAKSVYNIFSIPRMFILDENNKIISEGLRGEQLIEFIASQLKD, via the coding sequence ATGTACCCCAAAAAGACTCTTTCATTAGCCATAGCAGCCCTCTCGGGCTGCATGGCTCTCTCCGCCGCCTATAATGTGACCGGCAAACTTGACAACAACGGAGGTTCACGCATCTTCCTGGTCACACAGACCGGCAAGAACACAATGGACACCATTGCCACATCGCTCACACCCGACGGCAGCTTCACATTCACCGGAAACATCTCGGCACCCATGGCAGCCGAGATCCGTTCGGCAGGCTCCTATCTGCATGTCCCTGTCATGCTTGAGGACGGTAAGTCCTACAAGGTGACAGGTGACGCCTCGACTCCCAACAAATGGACCATCGACGGAGGCGGCGACCTACAGAATGTACGCAACCGTTTCCATGAAATCGAGCTGGAACACACCCACCGCTGTGACTCCATACAGCATTATTACCGCTCCACCTACGACCTTAACGACTATTTCTGGGTAGTGCAGCTCAAGGGCGCGCTACAGCGTGAGGGGGAAGCGTTTGATGCGAAACGCGACTCCTTCGCCATGGCAAACGATAATCTCGTGAGCGCGGCAGTGCTGGCATCGGACGTTCGCAAGCTCATAAACAATAAGACTGTACACCAGAAGTATCGTCTTCTTGGTAACAACGCTCGCAACACTGTTCCTGGCAATATACTGAAAGTCGAGGCGGAAAGAATGGCGCAGATCGTAGTAGGAGGCACAGCCCCCGACTTCACTATGCCAACGCCGTCGGGAGAGACACTTTCACTCCACGGAGTAAAGGCAAAGATCAAGATTCTTGATTTCTGGGCATCATGGTGCGGTCCCTGTCGAGCCGAGAATCCCACCCTGCGCAAGATCTATGCCGAATATGCCCCCAAAGGGCTTGAGATCATAAGCCTCTCGCTCGACACCGACAAGGATGCCTGGATAAAGGCAATCGAAGCCGATCAGATGACATGGAAACATGTGTCGGAACTCGATAAAGGCAACACTGCCAAATCAGTCTACAACATCTTCAGCATTCCGCGAATGTTCATTCTCGACGAGAACAACAAGATCATCTCGGAAGGCCTGCGAGGAGAACAGCTGATAGAGTTCATCGCTTCACAGTTGAAGGACTGA
- the hpf gene encoding ribosome hibernation-promoting factor, HPF/YfiA family: MDINIKAIHFDITEKLTAFINKKVDRIVRRFPAVSAVDVSLKVVKPETALNKQAIVRLTVPQLDEFVADKTADTFEEAIDVALDALEKQLEKAKNKK, encoded by the coding sequence ATGGACATTAACATTAAAGCTATCCATTTTGACATCACCGAGAAGCTTACAGCCTTTATCAACAAAAAGGTCGATCGCATTGTGCGCCGCTTCCCGGCAGTGAGTGCTGTAGACGTATCACTCAAGGTTGTGAAGCCCGAGACAGCTCTCAACAAGCAGGCTATCGTACGCCTGACAGTGCCTCAGCTCGATGAGTTTGTTGCCGACAAGACAGCCGATACCTTCGAGGAGGCTATCGACGTGGCTCTCGACGCTCTCGAAAAACAGCTTGAGAAGGCTAAGAATAAGAAGTAA
- a CDS encoding tyrosine-type recombinase/integrase, which produces MNKIEQFLSHISLELGYSALTVDAYRRDLHQWADYATGGSLETLVPEDVTFSDLRLWVAHLAGSGSSPRTIKRKVSALRAFYRYLLRQGDISVNPASRLVLPKPSKTLPVNVRPEETSAILDANIPHDDFAAVRDRLILDILYSTGMRCSELIGLRDADVDTVKGELKVLGKRNKERVIPFGPELAEAIDAYRAMRDSSPLTSVCRADTSAPLMVRDNGEQLYRKMVYNVVHRMLSKGGAHAERLSPHVMRHSMATDMLNGGAPIATVQQLLGHASLTSTQVYTHVTYRDLKHNYQLAHPRAQINKGGHYGH; this is translated from the coding sequence ATGAATAAGATTGAACAATTCCTCAGTCATATCAGCCTTGAGCTGGGATATTCGGCACTGACGGTCGATGCTTACCGCCGTGACCTGCATCAATGGGCGGACTATGCCACAGGAGGCAGTCTGGAAACACTTGTGCCCGAAGATGTAACCTTTTCTGACCTGAGACTATGGGTGGCTCATCTTGCCGGGAGCGGTTCCTCTCCACGCACCATTAAGCGTAAAGTATCGGCTCTCAGGGCATTCTACAGGTATCTGTTGCGTCAGGGTGATATTTCGGTTAATCCTGCATCGCGTCTCGTGCTCCCTAAGCCCTCCAAGACACTTCCGGTGAATGTACGTCCCGAGGAGACCTCGGCTATACTCGACGCTAATATACCGCATGATGATTTTGCAGCAGTGCGCGACCGTCTGATTCTTGATATACTTTACTCCACAGGCATGCGTTGCAGTGAACTGATAGGGCTGAGAGATGCCGATGTCGACACTGTAAAGGGTGAACTAAAGGTGCTGGGTAAGCGTAATAAGGAAAGAGTGATCCCATTTGGTCCGGAGCTTGCAGAGGCAATTGACGCTTACCGCGCCATGCGTGATTCATCCCCTCTCACATCGGTGTGCCGTGCCGACACTTCCGCTCCGCTTATGGTGAGGGACAACGGAGAGCAGCTTTACCGCAAAATGGTCTACAATGTCGTTCACCGGATGCTAAGTAAGGGTGGGGCACATGCCGAGCGTCTGAGCCCCCACGTGATGCGCCATTCAATGGCGACCGACATGCTCAACGGCGGAGCTCCCATTGCTACCGTGCAGCAGCTCTTGGGACATGCATCGCTCACATCAACCCAGGTATATACTCATGTGACATACCGAGACCTCAAACATAATTATCAACTTGCACATCCTCGTGCACAAATTAACAAAGGAGGACACTATGGACATTAA
- a CDS encoding OmpA family protein produces the protein MKKSILLGFVAALFMGQSAMAQSAQEITYVEDPAQGYLFNSFSSNWFVSAEGGINYYFNSNNTKRDFFDRFSPNAGLWVGKWFSPIVGLRAGFNFTQVKGLSNDGGVGYYGDFRDGNVDYAKYKRNEFGAHLQAMLNLTNWWCGYRADRVYNGIIYAGAGYNWQTVPSWTANGRRDGWHHGSDDNLTASAGLINNFRVSDHVGLYLDLRAMLLTDEYRYSAPRKSNIDLQAYVGVTYNFNKSTWSAPIVPVIPEIPNCDEVEARLQAANGRIADLERQLRDCLNRPVQQVVEAEEGPLCTIYYTIGSSRISRVDNKVLNAVANVMKADTSKKYTVCGYADNYTGSAAVNDRLRKARANGVERVLLRNGVKADQLDVTTNDANLFGEGKEYVSLDRAVTIKANK, from the coding sequence ATGAAAAAGAGTATCCTTCTTGGCTTCGTAGCCGCTCTCTTTATGGGCCAAAGCGCAATGGCTCAGAGTGCACAGGAGATCACTTACGTTGAGGATCCTGCTCAGGGCTATCTTTTCAACAGCTTCTCCAGCAACTGGTTCGTATCTGCTGAAGGTGGTATCAACTACTATTTTAACAGCAACAACACCAAGCGTGATTTCTTTGACCGTTTCTCACCCAACGCCGGACTTTGGGTAGGTAAGTGGTTCTCACCCATCGTAGGTCTTCGTGCCGGTTTCAATTTCACTCAGGTAAAGGGCCTCAGCAATGACGGTGGCGTAGGTTACTATGGCGATTTCCGTGACGGAAATGTTGATTATGCTAAGTACAAGCGTAACGAATTCGGAGCTCACCTTCAGGCAATGTTGAACCTCACCAACTGGTGGTGTGGCTATCGTGCTGACCGTGTATACAACGGCATCATCTATGCAGGTGCAGGCTACAACTGGCAGACTGTTCCCAGCTGGACAGCTAACGGACGTCGTGACGGATGGCACCACGGCAGCGATGACAACCTCACCGCAAGCGCAGGTCTTATCAACAACTTCCGTGTAAGCGACCATGTAGGTCTTTACCTCGACCTCCGTGCCATGCTCCTTACCGATGAGTACAGGTATTCTGCTCCCCGCAAGAGCAACATAGATCTTCAGGCTTATGTAGGTGTTACTTACAACTTCAACAAGTCAACCTGGAGCGCACCTATCGTTCCCGTTATCCCCGAAATTCCCAACTGCGACGAGGTTGAGGCTCGCCTCCAGGCTGCCAACGGCCGCATCGCCGACCTTGAGCGTCAGCTCCGTGACTGCCTCAACCGTCCTGTTCAGCAGGTTGTTGAAGCTGAGGAAGGTCCTCTCTGCACTATCTACTACACTATCGGTAGCTCACGCATCTCTCGTGTAGACAACAAGGTGCTCAACGCAGTTGCCAACGTTATGAAGGCTGACACCAGCAAGAAGTACACCGTATGCGGTTATGCTGACAACTACACCGGCTCTGCCGCTGTCAACGACCGTCTCCGCAAGGCTCGTGCCAACGGTGTAGAGCGTGTTCTCCTCCGCAACGGCGTGAAGGCTGACCAGCTCGACGTTACTACCAACGATGCCAACCTCTTTGGCGAAGGCAAGGAGTACGTTTCTCTTGACCGTGCTGTTACCATCAAGGCTAACAAGTAA